From a single Kryptolebias marmoratus isolate JLee-2015 linkage group LG6, ASM164957v2, whole genome shotgun sequence genomic region:
- the LOC119617106 gene encoding histone H3-like, translating to MARTKQTGCKSTGGKAPRKQLATKDARWSAPATGRVKKPHFYRPCTMALREIHHYQKSTKLLIQKLPFQQLVREIAQEFKTDLRFQSSAVMALQEASEAHLV from the coding sequence atggccagaaccaagcagaccggctgtaaatccaccggagggaaagctcccaggaagcagctggccACCAAAGACGCCCGCTGGAGCGCCCCGGCCACCGgcagagtgaagaagcctcacttCTACAGGCCTTGTACcatggctctcagggagatccaccactaccagaaatccaccaagctgctcatccagaagctgccctttcaGCAACTGGTCCGGGAGATTGCCCAGGAgttcaagaccgacctgcgcttccagagctcggctgtcatggctctgcaggaggccagcgaggctcacctggtgtag